A portion of the Flavobacterium limnophilum genome contains these proteins:
- a CDS encoding PorP/SprF family type IX secretion system membrane protein, whose protein sequence is MKTRILLFVLMFTGVLSYAQQDAQFTQYMYNTININPAYAGSRGTLSMFALHRTQWVGLDGAPVTNTVSMNTPINESNLGLGISLVNDKIGPTTENAISADLSYTLQTSETWKLSFGIKATANLFDLDASKLNAVDASDPSLQNYSKFSPNIGAGLYLHSDKAYVGFSVPNFIETNRYDDNEVAIFKEKISYYLIAGYVFDLGDTVKFKPAMLTKMVEGAPLQVDVSGNFMFYDKFMLGVSYRWSASLSAMAGFQITDGLYIGYGYDKETTNLDNYNSGSHEIYLRYELFNNISKITTPRFF, encoded by the coding sequence ATGAAGACAAGAATACTATTATTCGTTTTGATGTTTACTGGAGTGTTAAGTTATGCGCAACAAGATGCACAATTCACACAATACATGTACAACACAATCAACATCAATCCTGCTTATGCAGGTTCGAGAGGAACTTTGAGTATGTTTGCCCTGCATCGTACCCAATGGGTTGGACTTGACGGTGCTCCCGTTACCAATACCGTGTCGATGAACACGCCGATAAATGAAAGTAATCTGGGTTTGGGAATATCACTTGTTAACGACAAGATTGGGCCTACTACCGAGAATGCCATCTCGGCCGATTTATCCTATACCCTACAAACTTCGGAAACCTGGAAACTATCCTTCGGAATCAAGGCTACCGCCAATTTGTTTGATTTGGATGCCTCCAAATTGAATGCCGTGGATGCCTCCGACCCGAGTTTGCAGAATTACAGCAAGTTTTCTCCTAACATTGGTGCCGGTCTCTACCTGCATTCCGACAAGGCCTACGTGGGTTTTTCGGTGCCCAATTTTATCGAAACCAATCGCTATGACGACAATGAAGTGGCCATATTCAAGGAAAAAATAAGTTACTACCTTATTGCCGGATACGTGTTTGACCTTGGTGATACCGTAAAATTCAAGCCGGCAATGCTTACCAAAATGGTCGAAGGAGCTCCTCTTCAAGTGGATGTTTCCGGTAATTTTATGTTCTACGACAAATTTATGCTTGGAGTTTCATACCGATGGAGTGCTTCACTTAGCGCAATGGCTGGATTTCAAATCACCGACGGCTTGTATATTGGATATGGGTACGACAAAGAAACCACCAATCTAGACAACTATAATTCCGGTTCGCACGAGATATACCTGCGCTATGAATTATTCAACAACATCAGCAAAATTACCACTCCAAGATTCTTCTAA